One region of Myxococcales bacterium genomic DNA includes:
- a CDS encoding TldD/PmbA family protein yields MAGRRGRRREKGDKQSEWYFDQTTFLQELSDAEAVAREAARRALRMLGARKIDSGIMPVILTPEMTKSFIRGLLGALNGDMIYKKSSFLLDQLGEKIAAPRFTLIDDGTLDRRSGSRPFDGEGLKTRRQALIEDGVLKQYLYDTYTANKAGAKPTGTASRGYNSLPGIGTTNLYLEPGQATPADLYRGVERGLLVTGMMGSGVNTVNGEYSRGARGLLIEHGEPTAPVQEITVAGNLLDMLKDIDLIADDLDWRGGTGAPSIRFAKLTVAGK; encoded by the coding sequence CTGGCTGGGCGTCGAGGTCGTCGCCGAGAGAAGGGCGACAAGCAGTCGGAATGGTATTTCGATCAGACGACCTTTTTACAGGAATTGAGCGACGCCGAAGCGGTGGCGCGCGAGGCGGCGCGGCGGGCGCTGCGAATGCTCGGCGCCCGGAAGATCGATTCCGGGATCATGCCGGTGATTCTGACGCCGGAGATGACCAAAAGCTTCATCCGCGGGCTGCTCGGCGCCCTCAACGGCGACATGATCTATAAAAAAAGCAGTTTCCTGCTCGACCAGCTCGGCGAGAAAATCGCGGCGCCCCGGTTTACGCTCATCGACGACGGGACGCTGGACCGGCGGTCCGGCAGCCGGCCGTTCGACGGCGAAGGGCTGAAGACCCGGCGGCAGGCGCTGATCGAGGACGGCGTTCTCAAGCAATACTTGTACGACACTTACACCGCGAACAAGGCCGGCGCCAAACCGACCGGCACGGCGTCGCGCGGTTACAATTCGTTACCGGGTATCGGTACGACCAACCTGTATCTGGAGCCGGGCCAGGCGACGCCCGCGGATCTCTATCGCGGGGTCGAACGCGGCTTGCTGGTGACCGGGATGATGGGATCGGGCGTCAATACGGTCAACGGTGAATATTCGCGCGGCGCTCGCGGCCTCCTGATCGAGCACGGCGAACCGACCGCCCCGGTGCAGGAAATCACCGTCGCCGGCAATCTGCTCGACATGTTGAAAGACATCGATCTGATCGCCGACGATCTGGATTGGCGAGGCGGCACCGGCGCGCCGTCGATTCGCTTTGCCAAGCTGACCGTCGCCGGAAAATAG
- a CDS encoding flippase-like domain-containing protein: MKRLLLRLLRAAVVGAILFFLGLYVYRNWSELSRTPFAFRPLPFLISTVLVLVLYAQQSNCWGLLLGAIAKPVPAREAMAVWFASQVAKYVPGKVMLPLIRFSLCRRRGIDIGRTTVSIYLELALMTGSAIAVFLLSTFGWSDDAWRLLAGKLRWSGGAVALRYLILLTLPAMLIAIHPRLLSGVINLGLRLLKKEPVAFRLPYSRLLLLWLAYIAGWIVYAGSCWLLMLSLGFAEPGNAVGVAGVFLLAWVIGFLSFVTPGGIGVREAILTGMLALWNVPLGLSAVAAALSRLQWTGMEMVGAALTVRDRPAPLPGEAAGAAKETPS, encoded by the coding sequence ATGAAACGGCTTTTACTGCGATTGTTGCGCGCCGCGGTCGTGGGCGCGATCCTCTTTTTTCTCGGCTTGTACGTGTACCGCAACTGGTCCGAGCTGAGCAGGACGCCGTTCGCCTTTCGGCCGCTGCCGTTCCTGATTTCCACCGTGCTGGTGCTCGTTCTCTACGCCCAGCAATCGAACTGCTGGGGGCTGCTCCTGGGCGCGATCGCCAAACCCGTCCCCGCTCGCGAAGCCATGGCCGTCTGGTTCGCCAGCCAGGTGGCCAAGTACGTCCCCGGCAAGGTGATGCTGCCGCTGATCCGCTTCAGCCTGTGCCGGCGGCGGGGCATCGACATCGGCCGCACCACGGTCTCGATCTACCTCGAACTGGCCCTGATGACCGGCAGCGCGATCGCCGTTTTCCTGCTTTCGACCTTCGGCTGGAGCGACGACGCCTGGCGGTTGTTGGCCGGCAAGTTGCGGTGGTCCGGCGGGGCGGTCGCCTTGCGTTACCTGATTTTGTTGACTTTACCGGCCATGCTGATCGCCATCCATCCGCGGTTGCTTTCGGGGGTCATCAACCTGGGCTTGCGGTTGTTGAAAAAAGAGCCGGTGGCGTTTCGTCTGCCCTATTCGCGCCTGCTGCTCTTGTGGCTCGCCTACATCGCCGGTTGGATCGTCTACGCCGGTTCCTGCTGGCTGCTGATGCTTTCCCTCGGGTTCGCCGAGCCGGGCAACGCCGTCGGCGTGGCGGGCGTTTTCCTCCTCGCCTGGGTCATCGGGTTTCTTTCGTTCGTTACGCCGGGAGGCATCGGCGTACGCGAGGCGATTCTCACCGGCATGCTGGCCCTGTGGAACGTTCCGCTGGGCCTTTCGGCCGTCGCCGCCGCGTTGTCCCGCCTGCAATGGACCGGCATGGAAATGGTGGGCGCGGCGCTGACCGTGCGCGATCGCCCGGCGCCCCTGCCCGGCGAGGCGGCGGGCGCGGCGAAGGAAACGCCGTCATGA
- a CDS encoding NAD-dependent epimerase/dehydratase family protein — protein MTPTKGREKPQPLIKDFLSPGTASLAGEFRAGIHHQGAPAAPAQPVREAKPARRKRNGGAGGKHLNILITGVTTSIGRNLVMHLAGNKRVGVILGVGHRDKPYYFNDLPKEKFIYHKCNILKGRELKNLFLSKTFRAAQINAVVHLAFHNQPLRGEDIHRLNVEGTRDLLRQCIETPGITKFVFKSSDVVYKLTPHNPVYLDENAPLNFDPGVDQWIKDRVDADMICRSFMDNGAVKIVILRMTNIIGRNISGQFNSYFDSKPVIKTMGFNPLVNLLHMKDVIQSITLALTKNVAGIYNIGGLDTAPISVFAQLNGRGLISLPEPLMGLANLVQRTFGLTEYYYSVDKERQKYSALLDIGKARRELGYEPKGRIEF, from the coding sequence ATGACGCCGACCAAAGGACGGGAAAAGCCGCAGCCCCTGATCAAGGACTTTCTGTCGCCGGGAACGGCCTCGCTGGCGGGTGAGTTCCGCGCCGGAATCCATCACCAAGGCGCGCCGGCCGCACCGGCGCAGCCGGTCAGGGAAGCGAAGCCGGCGCGTCGCAAGCGAAACGGCGGCGCGGGCGGCAAGCACTTGAACATCCTCATCACCGGGGTTACGACCAGCATCGGCCGCAACCTGGTGATGCACCTGGCGGGCAACAAGCGGGTCGGGGTGATCCTCGGCGTCGGCCACCGCGACAAGCCCTATTACTTCAACGATCTGCCGAAAGAAAAGTTCATCTATCACAAGTGCAACATTCTCAAGGGCCGCGAGCTGAAGAACCTGTTTCTTTCCAAAACGTTTCGCGCCGCGCAGATCAACGCGGTGGTGCACCTGGCGTTCCACAACCAGCCGTTGCGCGGCGAGGACATCCACCGCCTGAACGTCGAGGGCACGCGCGATCTGCTGCGGCAGTGCATCGAAACGCCCGGCATTACGAAGTTCGTCTTCAAGAGCTCCGACGTCGTCTACAAACTGACGCCGCACAACCCGGTCTACCTCGACGAGAACGCGCCGCTCAACTTCGATCCGGGCGTCGACCAATGGATCAAGGATCGCGTCGACGCCGACATGATCTGCCGCAGCTTCATGGACAACGGGGCGGTGAAGATCGTCATCCTGCGCATGACCAACATCATCGGGCGCAACATCAGCGGCCAGTTCAACTCGTATTTCGATTCCAAGCCGGTCATCAAGACCATGGGCTTCAACCCGCTGGTCAACCTGCTGCACATGAAGGACGTCATCCAGTCAATCACGCTGGCGCTGACGAAAAACGTGGCGGGTATTTACAACATCGGCGGCCTGGACACGGCGCCGATTTCGGTGTTCGCGCAGCTCAACGGCCGCGGGCTGATCAGCCTGCCGGAACCGCTGATGGGCCTGGCCAACCTGGTGCAACGGACCTTCGGCCTGACCGAGTACTATTACAGCGTGGACAAGGAGCGGCAGAAGTATTCGGCCCTGCTCGACATCGGCAAGGCCCGCCGCGAGCTGGGTTACGAACCCAAGGGTCGCATCGAATTTTAA
- a CDS encoding acyltransferase family protein has protein sequence MSAFNREGKLALARKLIPPDEFERVMSFEIKDLGFGYDQFGMEKEASILAYAFARYLHEYWFRVESEGVGNIPLHGPALIVSNHSGTLPIDAAMTAVDIFRCMDQPRPLRAIVDNFAGFLPFVNVFFYRCGQVIGHRRNFQDLLNAGELVGVWPEGTKGLGKPFSQRYNLSRFSVGFMELSLTYRAPIVPTALVGAEEQMPMIANLKPLARLLGFPYFPVTPLFPWLGPLGMVPLPSKYHLYYGEPIRYYEEYGPETVNYPETIRMLADKVQLTIQDMINKGLEERTSVFGLGEA, from the coding sequence ATGAGCGCGTTCAACCGCGAGGGCAAGTTGGCTCTGGCCCGCAAGCTGATTCCGCCCGATGAGTTCGAACGGGTGATGTCCTTTGAAATCAAGGATTTGGGTTTCGGCTACGACCAGTTCGGCATGGAGAAGGAAGCGTCGATTCTCGCTTATGCATTCGCGCGCTATCTACACGAGTACTGGTTTCGCGTGGAAAGCGAAGGCGTCGGGAATATCCCGCTCCACGGGCCGGCCCTGATCGTCTCCAACCATTCCGGCACCCTGCCGATCGATGCCGCGATGACCGCTGTCGACATTTTCCGGTGCATGGACCAGCCGCGGCCGTTGCGGGCGATCGTCGACAATTTCGCCGGATTTCTGCCGTTCGTGAACGTGTTTTTCTATCGCTGTGGGCAGGTGATCGGCCACCGACGCAATTTTCAGGATCTGCTCAACGCCGGCGAACTGGTGGGCGTCTGGCCGGAAGGGACCAAGGGCCTGGGCAAGCCGTTCAGCCAGCGATACAACCTCTCGCGTTTTTCCGTCGGGTTCATGGAGCTGTCGCTGACCTATCGCGCGCCGATCGTGCCGACCGCCTTGGTCGGCGCCGAGGAACAAATGCCGATGATCGCCAACCTCAAGCCCCTCGCGAGGCTATTGGGTTTCCCGTATTTCCCCGTGACGCCGTTGTTCCCCTGGCTGGGCCCGCTGGGCATGGTGCCGCTGCCCAGCAAGTACCATCTGTATTACGGCGAGCCCATCCGCTATTACGAAGAGTACGGGCCCGAGACGGTCAACTATCCGGAAACGATCCGCATGCTGGCCGACAAGGTTCAACTCACCATCCAGGACATGATCAACAAGGGGCTGGAAGAACGCACCAGCGTTTTCGGCCTTGGGGAGGCCTGA
- a CDS encoding NifU family protein, which produces MKEKVEATINKIRPYLQRDGGDIELVDFNPTDKVAKVRLQGACHGCPGAQMTLKLGVERTLREEVDDQIQVITV; this is translated from the coding sequence ATGAAAGAAAAAGTCGAAGCCACCATCAACAAGATTCGCCCCTACCTGCAACGCGACGGCGGCGACATTGAGTTGGTTGATTTCAATCCGACGGATAAAGTGGCCAAAGTGCGCCTCCAGGGCGCTTGCCACGGTTGCCCTGGCGCACAGATGACGCTGAAACTCGGCGTCGAGCGGACGTTGCGCGAGGAAGTCGACGACCAGATCCAAGTCATCACCGTGTAA
- a CDS encoding DoxX family membrane protein, with product MKRLSGWIASPWVMLTLRLLLGALFLVAATPKILDPAAFALAVDNYHFLPTPLVNLWALVLPWTELSVGLLLVMGLGGARPVDQLTEAAALLSALMYLSFLIALSWALWQQLDIDCGCFNPRGADTITKAYLLRDGSLLIASVLVLLFHHRLEERKVTG from the coding sequence ATGAAGCGGTTGTCGGGCTGGATCGCCTCTCCGTGGGTGATGCTGACTTTGCGCCTCTTGCTGGGCGCGCTGTTCCTCGTCGCCGCGACGCCGAAGATCCTCGATCCGGCCGCGTTCGCGCTAGCCGTCGACAATTATCATTTCCTGCCCACACCGCTGGTCAACCTGTGGGCGCTGGTGTTGCCCTGGACGGAATTGTCGGTCGGCCTGCTCCTGGTCATGGGCCTGGGTGGGGCGCGGCCCGTCGATCAACTGACCGAAGCGGCCGCCCTGCTTTCGGCGCTGATGTATCTCTCGTTTCTCATCGCGCTGTCGTGGGCGCTGTGGCAACAACTCGATATCGACTGCGGCTGCTTCAATCCGCGGGGCGCCGATACCATCACCAAAGCGTATCTCCTGCGCGACGGCTCGCTCTTGATCGCCAGCGTCCTGGTGCTGTTGTTCCATCACCGCCTGGAGGAAAGGAAGGTAACTGGATGA
- a CDS encoding 4Fe-4S binding protein, whose protein sequence is MPHKISDECISCGSCAAECPVDAITEGEPYKIDPAKCTDCGACAEVCPVEAISPA, encoded by the coding sequence ATGCCTCACAAGATTTCCGACGAATGCATTTCCTGCGGCTCCTGCGCCGCCGAATGCCCGGTCGACGCCATCACCGAGGGCGAGCCCTATAAAATCGACCCGGCCAAATGCACCGATTGCGGCGCTTGCGCCGAGGTTTGCCCGGTGGAAGCCATCTCCCCGGCGTGA